From the Actinomadura luzonensis genome, the window CCGCAGGCGCCGCCCCCGGCCGGACGCGTGACCGCGGGCGGTCAACGCACGATGAGGCCGGCGTCGGCCAGGACGGAGAAGAGCAGGCCGAGGCAGAGCAGCGCCACCGGCCACACCTTCTGGGTGAGCGCGACCAGGACCCCGGCGAGCAGGGCGACGACGGCGAGGAGGGTGAGGACGTCCATGGCGCTCGTACCTGCCCCCGCGCCGCGCTCTCAGGCTCGCCGCTCCGCGGACAGGCGCGCACGCTGCGGCTCCACCGTGTACCTCGGGTCGCCGGCCGAGGCCACGCCCGCGTGGAAGATCCCGAACCGGGTGCAGGCGGAGCCCGCCAGCAGGGCCGCCCCGGCGACGACGGCGGCGGCGCGGCTGCGGCGGCCCGCGGTCGCGCCGAGCAGCGCCCCCGCCACCGACAGGCCCTCGCCCAGCCGCGCCAGCCGGCCCTTGCCCTGCCTGAGCGGCTCGGCGACGACGGGGCCGAGCCGGCGTTCCATGGCCTTGGCGGCGGCGACCTCGACGGCGGTGCCGAGCAGGGCGGCGTTGCGGGCCGGGCCCGCCTCGGCGACCGGCGCGGCGAACATGCCGAGCCCCCCGGCCGCCGACATGGCCGACCCGGCGAACAGCAGCGGCATCTCGCGGTGCCCGCCGTGCCAGAGCGGGACGGCGGTGTCGGAGATCAGCGCCGCCGTGTAGGTGGCGACGGCCGCGCCGGTCAGGCCCGCCCCGGCGCTCGCGGCCCGGCCGAGCCGCGGGAACAGGCCCGTGACGGCGGTGGCGGCGGCCAGCCCGGCCTGCGGCCCGTACGCGCTGAGGATCCAGGTCCCGACGCTCATCGGCGAGGTCACCTTGAACACCCGCAACATGTTCACGAACCGGGACGGCCGGCCCAGGTCGTGGATGAGGGCGTACAACGAGCCGCCCACCGCGCACAGCGCCCCCGCCTTGCCCGCGCGCGCCAGCCGCGGCCGGCCGGTCAGGTCGGCCGCCGCGGCCAGGATCGAGGAGGCCCCCGCCAGGCCGCCGAGGAACAGGTAGCCGGCGATGTCGTGGTCGTGCCAGGTCGGCTCGTTCAGCACCGGCAGGCCGTAGTAGGAGCGGAACCCGGCGGGCGGCACCATCGGCTGCTCGCCGCGCCGCCTGCGCCCGCCGGCCGAGCCGACCGTCGCCTCCCGCTCGGGCCGCAGCGCGGGGTCGTCGTCCATGCGGACGTCGGTCTGGACGTCCGAGCGGGCCACGTCGGGCCGGTCCTCGTTCACGTGCGGCTCCCCCAGGTGGCCACGGCGATGCCGGCCAGCAGCACGGCCGCGGCGATGCCCGCCTGCCGCCACATCGACGGCAGGTCCCTCGTCGTCACCACCGGGTCCGGCGGCAGCCCGTACACCTCGGGCTCGTCCAGCAGCAGGAAGAACGCGCCCGTGCCGCCGACGCCGTCGTCCGGGTCGTGGCCGTACAGGCGGGCGG encodes:
- the nrfD gene encoding NrfD/PsrC family molybdoenzyme membrane anchor subunit, with the translated sequence MDDDPALRPEREATVGSAGGRRRRGEQPMVPPAGFRSYYGLPVLNEPTWHDHDIAGYLFLGGLAGASSILAAAADLTGRPRLARAGKAGALCAVGGSLYALIHDLGRPSRFVNMLRVFKVTSPMSVGTWILSAYGPQAGLAAATAVTGLFPRLGRAASAGAGLTGAAVATYTAALISDTAVPLWHGGHREMPLLFAGSAMSAAGGLGMFAAPVAEAGPARNAALLGTAVEVAAAKAMERRLGPVVAEPLRQGKGRLARLGEGLSVAGALLGATAGRRSRAAAVVAGAALLAGSACTRFGIFHAGVASAGDPRYTVEPQRARLSAERRA